The following are encoded in a window of Anas platyrhynchos isolate ZD024472 breed Pekin duck chromosome 30, IASCAAS_PekinDuck_T2T, whole genome shotgun sequence genomic DNA:
- the LOC113840521 gene encoding cysteine protease ATG4A-like: MPQSLGALGGKPNNAYYFIGFLGNELIYLDPHTTQSFVDSEENGTVDDESFHCQEAPHRMKIMNLDPSVALGFFCKEECDFDNRCSLVQKEILKQQSLRMFELVQKHPPHWPPFIPPTKPEVTTTGAELIESTDKLFELEEEFEILSV; this comes from the exons atgccacagtctttgggagcattaggagggaaaccaaataatgcctattatttcataggatttttag gcaatgagctgatctatctggaccctcacaccactcaaagctttgtagattcagaagaaaatggcacggttgacgatgagagtttccactgccaggaagccccacatagaatgaagatcatgaatttggacccttcagtagcttta ggcttcttttgcaaagaagaatgtgattttgataaccggtgtagtcttgtacaaaag gagattctaaagcagcagagtctacggatgtttgagctggtccagaagcacccgccacactggcctcctttcatacctccaacaaaaccagaagtgacaaccacaggagcag aactcattgaatctactgacaagctatttgaattggaagaagaatttgaaatcctgagcgtgtga